A DNA window from Castanea sativa cultivar Marrone di Chiusa Pesio chromosome 7, ASM4071231v1 contains the following coding sequences:
- the LOC142644354 gene encoding B3 domain-containing transcription factor VRN1-like → MASRPRTRRRGVEPTDKRERRCKYPTRDPETFFKIVFNEKILKLPEIFLQKFGDQLASIATVNGPNGLVWQLSLEKDENGTWFSDGWDKFLDYHSISSNGHVLIFKYEGNSTFNVLFMFDMTAGKIDYPIDCLSSDAEDDSVPNETEEKDFGYNDVSVSTTYSPSQNSSESWTSDEYFSQGVLKKRNKYTTWTDRKKRHVRKGACSSGQAATQSCDKCGHHKESEFAKFDKEEAEKTPKEGRFYSSGKRNPKSKYKVDDFSATSGFSKFSKTIQAAKKRARKAADMFQSEHPFFKAILRRHNIYNSFVYVPAGFAMKYLPTESIALQDSDGKRFPARCFDREGSGAGRSIGKGWATFAREHDLEEGDVLVFELINRETIVLEVHIFRAIDYSGM, encoded by the exons atGGCGTCTAGGCCAAGGACTCGCCGCAGGGGAGTGGAGCCCACTGACAAGCGTGAACGGCGTTGCAAGTATCCCACAAGGGATCCCGAGACTTTCTTCAAGATTGTTTTCAATGAAAAGATactt AAGCTgccagaaatttttttacagaAATTTGGGGACCAACTTGCTTCCATTGCTACAGTCAACGGTCCCAATGGTCTGGTTTGGCAATTGAGTTTGGAGAAAGATGAAAACGGCACTTGGTTTAGTGATGGCTGGGACAAGTTTTTGGATTACCACTCTATCAGTAGTAATGGCCATGTTTTAATATTCAAATATGAAGGAAATTCAACTTTCAATGTTCTATTCATGTTTGATATGACTGCTGGCAAGATCGATTATCCCATTGACTGTCTAAGTAGCGATGCGGAAGATGATTCAGTACCAAATGAAACAGAGGAGAAAGATTTTGGGTATAATGATGTATCGGTTTCAACTACTTATAGCCCTTCGCAGAACTCTTCAGAAAGTTGGACTTCTGATGAGTATTTTAGTCAAGGAGTACTCAAAAAGCGTAATAAATATACAACTTGGACTGATAGAAAGAAAAGGCACGTAAGAAAGGGTGCATGTAGTAGTGGGCAAGCAGCTACTCAATCCTGTGATAAATGTGGTCATCACAAAGAAAGTGAATTTGCAAAATTTGACAAGGAGGAAGCTGAAAAAACTCCTAAGGAAGGCAGGTTCTATTCTTCAGGCAAAAggaatccaaaatccaaatata AAGTAGATGACTTTTCGGCAACTTCAggattttccaaattttctaaaacaatCCAAGCAGCAAAGAAAAGAGCAAGAAAAGCAGCAGATATGTTTCAGTCTGAACATCCTTTTTTCAAAGCTATCTTGCGGCGTCATAACATATATAATAGTTTTGTG TATGTGCCTGCTGGATTTGCTATGAAGTATCTACCTACAGAGTCCATTGCACTTCAGGATTCTGATGGAAAACGGTTCCCTGCACGATGCTTCGATAGAGAGGGTTCAGGTGCAGGTAGGAGTATAGGCAAGGGATGGGCTACATTTGCTCGGGAGCATGATTTGGAAGAAGGAGATGTCCTTGTCTTCGAGCTGATCAACAGGGAAACTATTGTCTTAGAAGTTCACATATTTCGTGCTATAGATTACTCAGGGATGTAA
- the LOC142643393 gene encoding B3 domain-containing transcription factor VRN1-like — protein sequence MPRPYFHKLILSTTIQSKQLRIPEKFVMKVRDDLSPVVTLSVPDGHVWQVGLKKVDSSAWFHNGWQDFVEHYSIRVGYFLVFRYEGNSSFFVHIFNLANSEVNYQNNTPGGPQGISYASHYRVFEEMEDDDFTEILSSTPTTESLKNKLFGERGDLLTPNKSYNPPSLQNLFNGSKLKNCLNWAGDGNMHPSKGVDKSPSEIHHTREIGVQFNATELKKSLDEVKLQSADQEIQKLKKTMRKKRKNDPNEQESSARHEEEVDMRFRFYESASARKRTVTAEERERAINAAKAFEPTNPFCRVVLRPSYLYRGCIMYLPSCFAEKNLSGVSGFIKLQTSEGRQWPVRCLYRGGRAKLSQGWYEFSLENNLGEGDVCVFELLKMREIVLKVTTYRVLDDNGLVVNQPLMQHVNHLKLIRN from the exons ATGCCACGCCCTTATTTCCACAAGCTGATTCTCTCCACCACAATCCAATCCAAGCAGCTG AGGATACCAGAAAAGTTTGTCATGAAAGTTAGGGATGACCTTTCTCCTGTTGTTACACTCTCTGTTCCTGATGGTCATGTTTGGCAAGTAGGATTGAAGAAAGTCGACAGTAGTGCTTGGTTTCACAACGGTTGGCAAGACTTTGTTGAGCATTACTCCATCCGTGTTGGGTACTTTCTAGTATTCCGATATGAAGGGAATTCGAGCTTCTTTGTTCATATATTTAACTTGGCGAATTCTGAGGTCAACTATCAAAACAATACTCCCGGTGGTCCTCAAGGGATCAGTTATGCCAGTCATTATCGTGTATTTGAAGAAATGGAAGATGATGACTTTACAGAAATCTTGAGTTCCACGCCGACTACTGAATCTTTGAAAAACAAGCTTTTTGGTGAACGTGGAGATCTACTGACACCTAACAAAAGTTACAATCCTCCATCACTGCAGAATTTGTTCAATGGCTCTAAACTTAAAAACTGCTTGAATTGGGCTGGGGATGGGAACATGCATCCATCAAAAGGTGTTGATAAATCCCCATCAGAAATTCATCATACTCGAGAGATAGGTGTTCAATTTAATGCAACTGAGCTTAAAAAGTCTTTGGATGAAGTGAAATTGCAAAGTGCagatcaagaaattcaaaaacttaaaaaaactaTGAGAAAAAAGCGGAAAAATGATCCTA ATGAGCAGGAGTCATCAGCTCGACATGAAGAGGAAGTAGATATGAGGTTCAGATTTTACGAAAGTGCTTCTGCAAGAAAGAGAACAGTGACAGCAGAGGAACGAGAAAGGGCTATTAATGCGGCTAAAGCATTTGAGCCAACCAATCCTTTCTGCAGGGTTGTACTGCGGCCATCTTATTTATATAGGGGGTGTATAATG TATCTCCCATCATGCTTTGCTGAAAAGAATCTAAGTGGGGTATCAGGATTTATCAAACTTCAGACTTCTGAAGGGAGACAGTGGCCTGTCCGGTGCCTTTATAGAGGAGGTAGAGCAAAGTTAAGTCAGGGATGGTATGAATTTTCATTGGAGAATAATTTGGGGGAAGGAGATGTTTGTGTCTTCGAGCTGTTGAAGATGAGGGAAATTGTGCTGAAGGTTACCACATATCGTGTCCTCGATGATAATGGGCTGGTGGTGAACCAACCATTAATGCAACATGTCAACCACTTAAAACTAATCAGAAATTAG
- the LOC142605395 gene encoding B3 domain-containing protein Os01g0723500-like isoform X2 produces MDEFLDNRPSFFKIIFEGHTTESMRIPPKFVKHLPIELPDQAILKGPSGEKWHVKLCKTVDGLYLKDGWEQFFRDHSLGDNEWLLFRYNGDLCFNVHIFGKNGCERVDASSTKANHETASSSGKRPRGRPRKTPLGLVPLHESKPCKVILGQQCNSNGSKICKVADSFTSDFPHFKCCIKKSSVVEFLQSPLSLLGITFLKAIERSSYGIQKVNLGR; encoded by the exons ATGGATGAGTTTCTTGACAATAGGCCCAGCTTCTTCAAGATCATCTTTGAAGGCCATACCACTGAAAGCATG CGAATCCCACCAAAGTTTGTGAAGCATTTACCAATAGAGTTGCCTGATCAAGCAATTCTCAAGGGTCCCTCTGGTGAAAAGTGGCATGTTAAACTATGCAAGACTGTAGATGGCTTATATTTGAAAGATGGTTGGGAACAGTTCTTTCGAGATCACTCCTTGGGAGATAATGAGTGGTTGCTTTTCAGATATAATGGAGATTTGTGTTTCAATGTGcacatttttggaaaaaatggaTGTGAAAGAGTTGATGCTTCATCTACCAAGGCAAATCATGAAACTGCCTCCTCGAGTGGTAAAAGGCCACGAGGTAGACCAAGAAAAACCCCTCTTGGTTTAGTTCCCCTTCATGAGTCTAAGCCTTGCAAAGTCATTCTAG GTCAACAGTGTAATTCAAATGGATCAAAGATTTGTAAAGTGGCGGATTCTTTTACCTCTGACTTTCCTCACTTCAAGTGCTGCATCAAAAAAAGCAGTGTAGTAGAGTTCCTCCAA TCCCCTCTATCTTTGCTAGGAATCACCTTCCTCAAAGCAATAGAAAGATCATCCTACGGAATTCAGAAGGTAAATCTTGGGAGATGA
- the LOC142605326 gene encoding uncharacterized protein LOC142605326 isoform X1, whose protein sequence is MFNLTACESCNIPSSSEEPSHVKQCPVSLGKVTDNASIEILGAEEPSHAKHHPVLHGKEIEDDDSIEFLGSFPPRPTWRNDVSDGHVDQQKPYKSCIRTALNDLMHSPDGDNMHLAKNADTLKAKVRSTRNIGIQFNESDLTRTAGEVGSGYWDEVQQSAKRRKQSTEPTEFNMEVGIPGAEVSIAVAEKRGRAIRAALRFNPGNPFCRVVMKPSYIHKGYLLHIPSSFAQKYLNRSGSIMLQISDGPWWLVRCINEGNGTKLSQGWREFVLDNCLEEGDVCVFELISKEDIMLKLKVTIFRVLEDAGPGNQP, encoded by the exons ATGTTCAATTTGACAGCTTGTGAATCATGTAATATTCCAAGTAGTTCTGAAGAACCTAGTCATGTCAAGCAATGTCCAGTGTCTCTTGGAAAAGTAACAGATAATGCCTCAATTGAAATCTTGGGTGCAGAAGAACCCAGCCATGCCAAGCACCATCCAGTGCTGCATggaaaagaaatagaagatGATGACTCAATTGAATTCTTGGGTTCTTTCCCTCCACGCCCAACTTGGAGAAATGATGTTTCTGATGGACATGTAGATCAACAGAAACCCTATAAAAGCTGCATTAGGACTGCATTAAATGACTTAATGCATAGCCCTGATGGAGATAACATGCATCTAGCAAAGAATGCAGATACCTTAAAAGCAAAAGTTCGATCTACTAGGAATATAGGCATCCAGTTCAATGAGAGTGATCTTACCAGGACTGCAGGTGAAGTTGGATCAGGTTACTGGGATGAAGTACAACAAAGTgccaaaagaagaaagcaaagtACTGAACCTA CAGAATTCAATATGGAAGTGGGAATACCTGGGGCAGAAGTTTCGATAGCTGTAGCTGAAAAAAGAGGGAGGGCAATTCGTGCAGCGCTAAGGTTCAACCCTGGTAATCCTTTTTGCAGGGTTGTCATGAAACCATCCTATATACACAAGGGATATCTTTTG CATATTCCATCCAGCTTTGCTCAGAAGTATCTGAACAGGTCAGGATCAATCATGCTTCAAATTTCTGATGGGCCATGGTGGCTTGTCCGATGTATTAATGAGGGTAATGGAACTAAACTGAGCCAAGGATGGCGTGAGTTTGTGTTGGATAATTGTTTGGAGGAGGGAGATGTTTGTGTATTTGAGCTGATCAGTAAGGAGGACATCATGCTGAAACTGAAAGTGACCATATTTCGGGTTCTTGAAGATGCAGGTCCAGGAAATCAACCTTGA
- the LOC142644353 gene encoding uncharacterized protein LOC142644353, translated as MRSMTLVIQMMVAIMMMMLVADGADNNKIFSPCSDARVQRLDGFTFGLAFSSRESFTFNNTQLSPCDQRLALQSKQSQLALFRPKVDQISLLTINSSSFDPAAFGGHMVAFAGHKYAARSNPVMVSDSGNTITSFTLVLEFQKGTLQNMFWNNFGCDACQGESLVCLENKYCAVPNSKCKNRGGSVDCNLSIQVAFSGTDKNLRALNSWYEVKNLRQYSLYGVFSNLRDSITSPFDKLF; from the exons ATGAGGTCAATGACCTTGGTGATCCAGATGATGGTTGCtattatgatgatgatgttggtTGCAGATGGAGCTGATAATAACAAAATCTTTAGTCCCTGCTCTGATGCACGCGTTCAAAGATTGGACGGATTTACCTTTGGTCTTGCATTTTCAAGCAGAGAGTCCTTCACTTTCAATAACACTCAATTGTCTCCTTGTGATCAGCGTCTTGCCCTCCAAAGCAAACAGTCTCAACTTGCTCTATTTAGGCCCAAGGTTGATCAGATCTCTCTACTTACCATTAATAGCAGCTCATTCGATCCG GCTGCGTTTGGTGGGCATATGGTAGCATTTGCTGGACACAAGTATGCAGCAAGGTCAAACCCAGTAATGGTTTCAGACTCCGGCAACACCATAACTAGTTTCACTTTG GTCCTTGAATTCCAGAAGGGTACTCTTCAAAATATGTTCTGGAATAACTTTGGATGCGATGCATGCCAAGGGGAATCTCTTGTCTGCCTTGAAAATAAATACTGTGCAGTACCAAACTCTAAGTGTAAAAACAGAGGTGGGTCTGTTGATTGCAATTTAAGCATACAAGTGGCATTTTCTGGTACAGATAAGAATCTTCGTGCACTAAATTCATGGTATGAGGTGAAAAATCTTCGGCAGTACTCCCTCTACGGTGTGTTCTCCAATCTTCGTGATTCAATCACTAGCCCATTCGACAAGCTCTTTTAA
- the LOC142605326 gene encoding uncharacterized protein LOC142605326 isoform X2, whose translation MFNLTACESCNIPSSSEEPSHVKQCPVSLGKVTDNASIEILGAEEPSHAKHHPVLHGKEIEDDDSIEFLGSFPPRPTWRNDVSDGHVDQQKPYKSCIRTALNDLMHSPDGDNMHLAKNADTLKAKVRSTRNIGIQFNESDLTRTAGEVGSGYWDEVQQSAKRRKQSTEPKFNMEVGIPGAEVSIAVAEKRGRAIRAALRFNPGNPFCRVVMKPSYIHKGYLLHIPSSFAQKYLNRSGSIMLQISDGPWWLVRCINEGNGTKLSQGWREFVLDNCLEEGDVCVFELISKEDIMLKLKVTIFRVLEDAGPGNQP comes from the exons ATGTTCAATTTGACAGCTTGTGAATCATGTAATATTCCAAGTAGTTCTGAAGAACCTAGTCATGTCAAGCAATGTCCAGTGTCTCTTGGAAAAGTAACAGATAATGCCTCAATTGAAATCTTGGGTGCAGAAGAACCCAGCCATGCCAAGCACCATCCAGTGCTGCATggaaaagaaatagaagatGATGACTCAATTGAATTCTTGGGTTCTTTCCCTCCACGCCCAACTTGGAGAAATGATGTTTCTGATGGACATGTAGATCAACAGAAACCCTATAAAAGCTGCATTAGGACTGCATTAAATGACTTAATGCATAGCCCTGATGGAGATAACATGCATCTAGCAAAGAATGCAGATACCTTAAAAGCAAAAGTTCGATCTACTAGGAATATAGGCATCCAGTTCAATGAGAGTGATCTTACCAGGACTGCAGGTGAAGTTGGATCAGGTTACTGGGATGAAGTACAACAAAGTgccaaaagaagaaagcaaagtACTGAACCTA AATTCAATATGGAAGTGGGAATACCTGGGGCAGAAGTTTCGATAGCTGTAGCTGAAAAAAGAGGGAGGGCAATTCGTGCAGCGCTAAGGTTCAACCCTGGTAATCCTTTTTGCAGGGTTGTCATGAAACCATCCTATATACACAAGGGATATCTTTTG CATATTCCATCCAGCTTTGCTCAGAAGTATCTGAACAGGTCAGGATCAATCATGCTTCAAATTTCTGATGGGCCATGGTGGCTTGTCCGATGTATTAATGAGGGTAATGGAACTAAACTGAGCCAAGGATGGCGTGAGTTTGTGTTGGATAATTGTTTGGAGGAGGGAGATGTTTGTGTATTTGAGCTGATCAGTAAGGAGGACATCATGCTGAAACTGAAAGTGACCATATTTCGGGTTCTTGAAGATGCAGGTCCAGGAAATCAACCTTGA
- the LOC142605395 gene encoding B3 domain-containing protein Os01g0723500-like isoform X1, whose protein sequence is MDEFLDNRPSFFKIIFEGHTTESMRIPPKFVKHLPIELPDQAILKGPSGEKWHVKLCKTVDGLYLKDGWEQFFRDHSLGDNEWLLFRYNGDLCFNVHIFGKNGCERVDASSTKANHETASSSGKRPRGRPRKTPLGLVPLHESKPCKVILGQQCNSNGSKICKVADSFTSDFPHFKCCIKKSSVVEFLQTVPSIFARNHLPQSNRKIILRNSEGKSWEMNYINKEKNYKFSRGWKDFVRDNKLKVGDICIFELVAKNEMRVHIFPVD, encoded by the exons ATGGATGAGTTTCTTGACAATAGGCCCAGCTTCTTCAAGATCATCTTTGAAGGCCATACCACTGAAAGCATG CGAATCCCACCAAAGTTTGTGAAGCATTTACCAATAGAGTTGCCTGATCAAGCAATTCTCAAGGGTCCCTCTGGTGAAAAGTGGCATGTTAAACTATGCAAGACTGTAGATGGCTTATATTTGAAAGATGGTTGGGAACAGTTCTTTCGAGATCACTCCTTGGGAGATAATGAGTGGTTGCTTTTCAGATATAATGGAGATTTGTGTTTCAATGTGcacatttttggaaaaaatggaTGTGAAAGAGTTGATGCTTCATCTACCAAGGCAAATCATGAAACTGCCTCCTCGAGTGGTAAAAGGCCACGAGGTAGACCAAGAAAAACCCCTCTTGGTTTAGTTCCCCTTCATGAGTCTAAGCCTTGCAAAGTCATTCTAG GTCAACAGTGTAATTCAAATGGATCAAAGATTTGTAAAGTGGCGGATTCTTTTACCTCTGACTTTCCTCACTTCAAGTGCTGCATCAAAAAAAGCAGTGTAGTAGAGTTCCTCCAA ACAGTCCCCTCTATCTTTGCTAGGAATCACCTTCCTCAAAGCAATAGAAAGATCATCCTACGGAATTCAGAAGGTAAATCTTGGGAGATGAATTATATCAACAAAGAGAAGAATTATAAGTTTTCTAGAGGGTGGAAAGACTTTGTACGTGATAACAAGCTCAAGGTTGGTGATATCTGCATATTTGAGCTTGTGGCCAAAAATGAAATGCGCGTCCATATTTTTCCAGTAGACTAA